A DNA window from Acidobacteriota bacterium contains the following coding sequences:
- a CDS encoding Rieske 2Fe-2S domain-containing protein, which produces MDIGSLVYDRPDLGRFKVHRSTMVSRPIHELERQRIFDRCWLYLGHESEVPTPGDYARRVVAERPLFFVRTRDGEVAAFHNTCPHRGALVCRTDRGNAEAFQCFYHAWTFDTSGALTGLPGGDGYGPDFDRGEMGLRSPRFDSYRGFVFVCFDRETEPLREYLAGAAEYLDLVADQDAVGMRVVAGSNRYSIKANWKLLAENSVDGYHTPFAHRSFFDYLAGAGGGNPTAVGDRRGFGRSLGNGHGVMEVDAAFGRPVAMWHPCYGEDARAEIESIKDELIARHGLNKALRMCEKSRNLLIFPNLIINDIMAVTIRVFQPTGPAGMDVTAWEMAPTGEAGARLRRRLDSFLTFLGPGGFATPDDIEALESCQQGFRSGGVEWSDLSRGLHREPHANDELQMRCFWRRWQSLVAGTPHVEQYEQGLPPGAIPETAPSPESTRGAE; this is translated from the coding sequence ATGGACATCGGCAGTCTGGTCTACGACCGCCCCGACCTGGGCCGATTCAAGGTGCACCGTTCCACCATGGTGTCGCGGCCCATCCACGAACTCGAGCGTCAGCGGATCTTCGACCGCTGCTGGCTCTACCTGGGACACGAGTCGGAGGTGCCTACTCCCGGCGATTACGCGCGGCGAGTGGTCGCCGAAAGGCCGCTGTTTTTCGTCCGCACCCGCGACGGCGAGGTGGCGGCGTTCCACAACACGTGCCCCCATCGGGGCGCCCTCGTGTGCCGGACCGACCGCGGCAACGCCGAGGCGTTCCAGTGCTTCTACCACGCCTGGACCTTCGACACGTCCGGCGCTCTGACCGGACTGCCGGGTGGCGACGGGTACGGCCCGGATTTCGACCGCGGCGAAATGGGGCTGCGGTCGCCGCGCTTCGACAGCTACCGGGGCTTCGTCTTCGTCTGCTTCGACCGCGAGACCGAGCCCCTGCGCGAGTACCTGGCCGGGGCCGCCGAATACCTCGACCTGGTGGCCGACCAGGACGCCGTCGGGATGCGGGTCGTCGCCGGCTCGAACCGCTACAGCATCAAGGCCAACTGGAAGCTGCTCGCCGAGAACAGCGTCGACGGCTACCATACGCCTTTCGCCCACCGGAGCTTCTTCGACTACCTGGCCGGCGCCGGCGGGGGAAACCCGACAGCCGTCGGCGACCGCCGGGGGTTCGGTCGTTCCCTCGGCAACGGACACGGCGTGATGGAGGTCGACGCTGCCTTCGGGCGGCCGGTCGCCATGTGGCATCCGTGTTACGGCGAGGATGCCCGCGCCGAGATCGAGAGCATCAAGGACGAACTCATCGCCCGCCACGGGCTCAACAAGGCGCTTCGGATGTGCGAGAAGTCCCGCAACCTGCTGATATTCCCCAATCTGATCATCAACGACATCATGGCCGTCACCATTCGTGTGTTCCAGCCTACCGGCCCCGCCGGCATGGACGTCACGGCGTGGGAGATGGCCCCCACCGGGGAAGCCGGCGCCAGGCTGCGCCGCCGCCTCGATTCGTTCCTGACCTTCCTGGGACCGGGCGGATTCGCCACGCCGGACGACATCGAAGCCCTGGAGTCGTGCCAGCAGGGATTCCGTTCGGGCGGCGTCGAGTGGTCGGATCTTTCCCGCGGGTTGCACCGCGAGCCGCACGCGAACGACGAGTTGCAGATGCGCTGCTTCTGGCGGCGCTGGCAGTCGCTCGTTGCCGGAACACCGCACGTCGAGCAGTACGAGCAGGGACTACCGCCCGGCGCGATCCCGGAAACCGCCCCGTCCCCCGAGTCGACCAGGGGCGCGGAATAG
- a CDS encoding aromatic-ring-hydroxylating dioxygenase subunit beta gives MEPKSTPAQPFAAGLPGDAASLLLQLEVEQLLYLEARLLDDWSLDAWLALYTPDARYVVPTTDLPKGDPGSDLVFIDDDRDRMAARVVRLQGRHAHREYPWSRTRRFVSNVMVTMVEGDEIEATAAVAVWRFRAGESAPYVGRYDVRLRRVGGRLRLCRKRAVLDQETLSDHGALSIIF, from the coding sequence ATGGAACCCAAGTCCACTCCGGCCCAGCCGTTCGCGGCCGGACTTCCGGGCGACGCCGCCTCGCTGCTGTTGCAGCTCGAAGTCGAGCAGTTGCTCTATCTGGAAGCGCGGCTGCTGGACGATTGGAGCTTGGACGCTTGGCTGGCGCTGTACACTCCGGACGCGCGCTATGTGGTCCCCACGACCGACCTGCCGAAGGGCGACCCGGGATCCGACCTCGTGTTCATCGACGACGACCGCGACCGGATGGCAGCCCGGGTCGTCAGGCTGCAGGGCCGCCACGCCCACCGCGAGTACCCCTGGTCGCGCACCCGCCGGTTCGTCTCCAACGTCATGGTGACGATGGTGGAAGGTGATGAGATCGAGGCCACCGCCGCGGTTGCCGTCTGGCGCTTCCGCGCGGGCGAATCCGCTCCCTACGTCGGGCGTTACGACGTGCGCCTGCGCCGGGTGGGCGGACGCCTGCGCCTGTGCCGCAAACGCGCCGTCCTGGACCAGGAGACCCTGTCCGATCACGGCGCCTTGAGCATCATCTTCTGA
- a CDS encoding TonB-dependent receptor: MHEGRRDRGDPMALFRLKPLFLLGLALWCYAPTLAQDRQPEPLPSARQAGHGETDHRREPDSPGGHPAQDDSAPAPPPQFDEEVVVVGSRAQPRSVTDSTVPIDVIPATDVRQGDSNLANQLRVLLPSFHINPQEDGAAVVRPASLRGLAPDHTLVLVNGKRRHRGAEIAWQGSGVADGAQGPDISTIPAIALRGIEVLRDGAAAQYGSDAIAGVLNFLLKDDRDGGSVELSSGTHAAGDGRGYGVAANTGLPLGRTGFANLSLEYGNTASTDRSVQRTDAAGLIAAGNRHVGDPAQQWGATQVDDDLKLLANLGHLFANGAQAYGHANYARRDVLTFFYYRNPNTRSGVFSNDGGRTLLVGDVLAARGDGSAHCPPVAITNNAPEPAALAQVFDDPHCFSFQELFPGGFAPRFGGVARDASVVGGVRGQLAGGVLWDASVTAGANTADFSIRNTVNASLGPASPTTFDVGLYGQREVGVNLDLSRALTDRVHLAGGGEWRNEQFRIGLGQPESWRQGPYAAQGFSVGSNGWPGFSPIAAGRWDRANAAVYGDVELRGERNWVVGAAARFEHFADFGATLNGKLSGRVPLSGRVALRGSLSTGFRAPTPGQQNAFNVSTQYVFALHDLVNNGTIPSTSAVARLRGGRPLTPERAVNVSVGAVAGGGPFTLTADYFRIDLSDRLTLSRLFALDAAEVDRLLAEGITSARNLANFRFFTNDLETRTQGLDLVTAWTPPSLGGSTALSVLFNYTATAATDFNPALLNPDRFADRIRLLEEALPNTRWNATLEQDVGRGTLLGRLSYYGGWFDRRDVRRYRGKPILDVEAAWPISEAVSLTIGSRNVLNTYPDDNPNPGRLGNRYPPSTPFGFNGGFYYVRLGYRWRTAG; the protein is encoded by the coding sequence ATGCACGAGGGTCGTCGTGACCGTGGTGACCCTATGGCTCTTTTTCGGCTGAAGCCGCTGTTCCTGCTGGGTCTGGCCCTGTGGTGCTACGCTCCTACGCTGGCGCAGGACCGGCAACCCGAACCCCTGCCATCGGCCAGGCAGGCCGGGCACGGCGAAACGGATCACAGGCGTGAGCCGGATTCGCCTGGCGGCCATCCCGCACAAGACGATTCGGCGCCGGCACCGCCGCCGCAGTTCGACGAGGAGGTCGTCGTCGTCGGCAGCCGCGCGCAGCCGCGGTCGGTCACCGACTCGACCGTGCCGATCGATGTCATCCCCGCCACCGACGTGCGCCAGGGCGACTCCAATCTGGCCAACCAGTTGCGCGTGCTCCTGCCGTCCTTCCATATCAATCCGCAGGAGGACGGCGCCGCCGTCGTCCGGCCTGCGAGCCTGCGGGGTCTGGCGCCCGACCATACGCTGGTGCTCGTCAACGGGAAGCGGCGTCACCGCGGGGCGGAGATCGCCTGGCAGGGCAGCGGCGTGGCCGACGGCGCGCAGGGACCGGACATCTCGACCATACCCGCGATCGCCTTGCGGGGAATCGAGGTGTTGCGCGACGGCGCGGCGGCCCAGTACGGCTCGGACGCCATCGCCGGCGTGCTGAATTTCCTGCTGAAGGACGACCGCGACGGCGGCAGCGTCGAATTGAGCAGCGGGACGCATGCCGCGGGGGACGGCCGGGGATACGGCGTCGCCGCCAACACGGGCCTGCCGCTCGGCCGGACCGGCTTCGCCAACCTCAGCCTCGAGTACGGCAACACGGCCTCCACGGACCGGAGCGTGCAGCGGACGGACGCGGCGGGCCTCATCGCGGCCGGAAATCGTCACGTCGGCGACCCAGCCCAGCAATGGGGAGCCACGCAAGTCGACGACGATCTCAAGCTCCTCGCCAACCTCGGCCACCTGTTCGCCAACGGCGCGCAGGCGTACGGCCACGCGAACTACGCGCGCCGGGATGTGCTCACGTTCTTCTACTACCGGAATCCCAACACGCGGAGTGGCGTGTTCAGCAACGACGGCGGCCGGACGCTGCTCGTCGGCGATGTGCTGGCCGCGCGCGGCGACGGCTCGGCGCACTGCCCCCCGGTGGCGATCACGAACAACGCGCCCGAGCCGGCTGCGCTCGCGCAGGTCTTCGACGACCCGCACTGCTTTTCTTTCCAGGAGCTGTTCCCGGGCGGGTTCGCGCCGCGATTCGGCGGTGTTGCCCGCGACGCCTCGGTGGTCGGCGGCGTACGCGGACAGCTCGCCGGCGGCGTGCTCTGGGATGCGAGCGTCACGGCGGGCGCGAACACCGCGGACTTTTCCATCCGCAACACGGTCAATGCCTCGCTCGGTCCCGCGTCGCCCACGACGTTCGATGTCGGTCTCTACGGGCAACGGGAAGTCGGTGTCAATCTCGACCTGAGCCGTGCCTTGACCGACCGGGTTCATCTCGCCGGCGGTGGCGAATGGCGCAACGAGCAGTTCCGGATCGGCCTCGGCCAGCCGGAGTCCTGGCGCCAGGGTCCATACGCCGCCCAGGGCTTCAGCGTCGGTTCCAACGGGTGGCCGGGATTCAGCCCGATCGCCGCCGGCCGTTGGGACCGCGCCAACGCCGCCGTGTACGGCGATGTCGAGCTTCGTGGCGAGCGCAACTGGGTCGTCGGGGCGGCGGCCCGGTTCGAGCATTTCGCCGACTTCGGCGCGACCCTGAACGGCAAGCTCTCGGGCCGTGTCCCGCTCTCCGGGCGCGTCGCGTTGCGTGGCAGCCTGAGCACGGGATTCCGGGCGCCGACCCCGGGCCAGCAGAACGCGTTCAACGTGTCCACCCAGTACGTGTTCGCGCTTCACGACCTGGTCAACAACGGCACGATTCCCTCGACCTCGGCGGTCGCCCGGTTGCGCGGCGGTCGACCCCTGACGCCCGAGCGAGCCGTCAACGTCAGCGTCGGCGCCGTGGCCGGCGGCGGCCCGTTCACGCTGACCGCCGACTACTTCCGCATCGATCTGTCCGATCGACTGACGCTGAGCCGGCTGTTCGCGCTCGATGCCGCCGAAGTCGACCGGCTGCTGGCGGAGGGGATCACGAGCGCCCGCAATCTGGCGAACTTTCGCTTCTTCACCAACGACCTGGAAACCCGGACGCAGGGGCTCGACCTGGTCACCGCCTGGACGCCGCCGTCCCTCGGCGGGTCAACGGCGCTCAGCGTGCTCTTCAACTACACCGCTACCGCTGCCACCGACTTCAATCCGGCGCTGCTGAATCCCGACCGATTCGCCGACAGGATTCGGCTGCTGGAGGAGGCGCTGCCGAACACGCGCTGGAACGCCACGCTCGAGCAGGACGTCGGTCGCGGGACGCTGCTCGGCCGCCTGAGCTACTACGGCGGATGGTTCGACCGGCGGGACGTGCGACGCTACCGCGGCAAGCCGATCCTGGACGTCGAGGCCGCTTGGCCCATAAGCGAGGCCGTCTCGCTCACGATAGGCAGTCGGAACGTCCTGAACACCTATCCGGACGACAATCCCAACCCAGGCAGGCTCGGGAACCGCTATCCGCCCTCCACGCCATTCGGCTTCAACGGTGGGTTCTACTACGTGCGCCTTGGGTACCGGTGGCGGACGGCGGGCTGA
- a CDS encoding solute:sodium symporter family transporter — translation MLVTTVSFLGFTLLVAVISYACTRRDRMTTWDAYFLGGRSLSAWVIAGSLMLTNLSTEHLIGLNGDAFNHTIAVTAWETTAAIAMVATALFFLPRYLRMGLSTIPEYLAARYDRAIGVIAASVFLFSYVLAILPVVLLSGATGIDSLFGLQEAFGLNQAQVIWLLVWGVGTLGSLYAILGGLKAVAISDTINGVGFLVGGLLIPLLALIQIGNGNPWIGLETVYVEERPKFDITGDEPGSFLPFGALFTGMVVNQVFAWCTGQQFIQRGLGARSLKEGQKGVLIAACFKLVGPLVVVLPGVIAYHMFKDTLGPEDYLLAYPTLVKAVLPDWLTGFFAAVMVGAVLSTFNSVLNSSATLFCRDIYGAVLRPGASQREFVRAGRACSIALAVAAMLVAPMLDTSGSLYNYLQTINAAFFGPMLAVILLGMFSARVSAFAAKAGLVGGPVLFFLMVFTFDDPVQSFLQGVLGTNDEIHFLHFLAIVFVVVVAFMLVSARLRPARSRDAEPGAAPVDMTPWKHATAMGVFVSVCSIGCYLLLAQ, via the coding sequence GTGCTTGTGACTACCGTGTCGTTCCTGGGCTTCACCCTGCTGGTCGCGGTTATTTCCTATGCCTGCACGCGACGCGACCGGATGACGACCTGGGACGCGTACTTCCTTGGAGGCCGCAGCCTGTCGGCTTGGGTCATTGCGGGCTCGCTGATGCTCACCAACCTCTCGACGGAGCACCTGATCGGTCTGAACGGGGACGCCTTCAACCACACCATCGCCGTCACCGCCTGGGAGACGACCGCGGCGATCGCGATGGTCGCGACCGCGCTCTTCTTTCTGCCCCGCTACTTGCGCATGGGCCTGTCGACGATACCGGAGTACCTTGCCGCCCGCTACGACAGGGCCATCGGCGTGATCGCCGCGAGCGTGTTCCTGTTCTCGTACGTGCTCGCGATCCTGCCCGTTGTGCTGCTGTCCGGGGCCACCGGCATCGACAGCCTGTTCGGCTTGCAGGAGGCGTTCGGCCTGAACCAGGCGCAGGTGATCTGGCTCCTCGTCTGGGGCGTGGGAACGCTGGGCTCGCTCTACGCGATTCTCGGGGGCCTGAAGGCGGTCGCGATCTCGGACACGATCAATGGCGTCGGGTTCCTCGTGGGAGGCCTGCTGATCCCGCTGCTGGCGCTGATCCAGATCGGAAACGGGAATCCCTGGATCGGGTTGGAGACCGTGTACGTGGAGGAGCGTCCGAAGTTCGACATCACGGGCGACGAACCGGGGTCGTTCCTGCCATTCGGCGCCTTGTTCACGGGTATGGTCGTCAATCAGGTCTTCGCCTGGTGCACCGGCCAGCAGTTCATCCAGCGCGGCCTGGGAGCCAGGAGTCTCAAGGAAGGGCAGAAGGGAGTCCTGATCGCAGCGTGCTTCAAGCTGGTGGGCCCTCTCGTCGTCGTGCTGCCGGGTGTGATCGCGTACCACATGTTCAAGGACACGCTAGGGCCCGAGGACTACCTGCTGGCCTACCCCACGCTCGTGAAGGCGGTCCTGCCGGACTGGCTGACCGGCTTCTTCGCCGCGGTCATGGTCGGTGCCGTGCTGAGCACGTTCAACAGCGTGCTGAACTCGTCGGCCACGCTGTTCTGCCGCGACATCTACGGTGCGGTCCTGCGGCCGGGCGCCTCCCAGCGCGAGTTCGTCCGTGCGGGCCGCGCGTGCAGTATCGCGCTTGCCGTGGCCGCAATGCTCGTCGCGCCGATGCTCGACACGTCGGGCAGCCTGTACAACTATCTGCAGACGATCAACGCGGCGTTCTTCGGTCCGATGCTTGCCGTGATCCTGCTCGGCATGTTCTCGGCGCGCGTCTCGGCGTTCGCGGCCAAGGCGGGCCTGGTCGGCGGCCCGGTCCTGTTCTTCCTGATGGTCTTTACGTTCGACGATCCCGTGCAGTCGTTCCTGCAGGGCGTATTGGGGACGAACGACGAAATCCACTTCCTGCATTTCCTCGCAATCGTCTTCGTGGTGGTGGTCGCGTTCATGCTGGTGTCTGCGAGACTCCGGCCCGCCCGAAGCCGTGACGCGGAACCTGGCGCGGCACCGGTGGACATGACGCCCTGGAAGCACGCGACAGCGATGGGCGTCTTCGTGAGCGTCTGCTCGATCGGCTGCTATCTCCTGCTCGCGCAGTGA
- a CDS encoding RNA polymerase sigma factor gives MGPDSRGSTSERHLLERARRGSHPAVDVLFERYRLWLRRWARGRLPRRARGAVDTSDLVQETLQRTFAHLTSFKSTQARALRVYLRRAVENRIRDEMRRATFRQGVILPEGTVRTSDASNPQRQLIDDETWRLYLDAVKRLPDRDRRLVVARAELGYNSAQLAFLERLSSPAVARVTLRRAMLRLSALMSDE, from the coding sequence ATGGGCCCTGATTCCCGTGGTTCAACCTCGGAGCGGCATCTGCTGGAGCGTGCGCGTCGGGGGAGCCACCCGGCGGTCGACGTACTGTTCGAGCGGTACAGGTTGTGGCTGCGGCGCTGGGCGCGAGGCCGCCTGCCGCGCCGGGCGCGCGGGGCCGTCGACACCAGCGATCTGGTGCAAGAAACGCTGCAGCGCACGTTTGCGCACCTGACGTCGTTCAAGTCCACCCAGGCCAGGGCGTTGCGCGTCTACCTCCGGCGCGCCGTCGAGAACCGGATCCGGGACGAGATGCGGCGCGCGACGTTCCGCCAGGGCGTCATCCTGCCGGAAGGCACGGTTCGTACCTCGGACGCCTCGAACCCGCAGCGGCAGCTCATCGACGACGAGACCTGGCGGCTTTACCTCGACGCGGTGAAGCGGCTGCCCGATCGCGACCGCCGCCTGGTGGTGGCCCGAGCCGAGCTGGGGTACAACAGCGCGCAGCTCGCGTTCCTCGAACGGCTGTCGAGCCCGGCCGTCGCACGGGTGACCCTGCGGCGTGCGATGCTGCGGCTGAGCGCCCTGATGTCGGATGAATGA
- a CDS encoding serine/threonine protein kinase, with amino-acid sequence MNEDDRDDLVSEVADAVAWNEEVDWDRCARRAAPARRRMLDNLRALAPVFATGDAAGADSAASVRAAEPAAGGFVHRAVAVLFGIAVLELAAAVVLLPWRWGEYHRAHGDVAVYVSILLAGHGASAVLLLFAGRRERRTWLLGGYFLFRATLAPLHMLPAFLGQMPPADLLQGAVWEIPWPTMAVLHLCGLPLALAIPPAFLWAFARECPRVHRRTRLDDLARRMVPVSVAVGGAMCAGVAAAYVAGLVEESASAALYGALLEAAIAVSNVLSLAAVVVVALRAHTAPAAEVRRVVLFSLGLLVWMGMATAYDLVEVFSPGFWLSNYDSGSILWLMQPMRFPGMVLLWYSVLAVRVPHPREAVRASCRRLLMRRGRLWLTAAALWAALGGLAAGYREQTLGAVLADPLAQLVFVAAAVTLLLLAGREEIVTRLDAWICPQTADQRRLLASATAMLGQAGQLATVGRTVARTVRRGSGSPATLLLAAGAETAGRGFRTPDAAMPPLPVGSAIVHMLETAGGSLRVHPSDATSVFKLLPFEEAAWVVETGADAIVSVPGPGTELVGILVVGRRFDDRTVRPVDVPFLEALAAAAGLALARLHLLEAPAERPSESPPAQECPACGCVTGSDEPPGCGCGSAYTEISAPKLLAGKYRLTRRLGAGGMGAVYLARDLRLERDVAVKTLAGVSVAGLMRLKPEAWAMATVTHAAVAQIHGIESWRGRPVLVVEHLAGGTLADRLRQGPAPAAEAVAMAAVLGDALAALHRAGYLHGDVKPSNIGFTTDGSPKLLDFGLARETADTDVWGGTLRYMSPEVLAGRPAEEADDVWSLCVVLHEMVSGRHPFADGGSAADVQDRIGRQRLAADDSLPVGSGLPSAVLALTASLLTARRPARPATAQAFIGALEAMAAAQR; translated from the coding sequence ATGAATGAGGACGATCGCGACGACCTCGTCTCCGAGGTGGCCGATGCCGTCGCCTGGAACGAGGAGGTGGACTGGGATCGGTGTGCGAGACGTGCCGCTCCAGCCCGCCGCCGGATGCTCGACAACCTGCGCGCGCTGGCCCCGGTCTTCGCAACCGGCGACGCGGCGGGAGCCGATTCGGCGGCGTCGGTGCGGGCCGCCGAGCCTGCCGCCGGCGGATTCGTCCACCGTGCGGTGGCCGTGCTCTTCGGCATCGCCGTGCTGGAGCTGGCGGCGGCGGTCGTGCTGCTGCCCTGGCGCTGGGGCGAGTACCATCGGGCCCACGGCGACGTTGCTGTCTACGTCTCGATCCTGCTCGCCGGGCACGGCGCAAGCGCCGTCCTGCTGCTGTTCGCGGGCCGTCGCGAGCGGCGGACCTGGCTCCTCGGGGGCTACTTCCTCTTCCGGGCCACGCTGGCCCCCCTGCACATGCTCCCGGCCTTCCTGGGGCAGATGCCGCCGGCCGACCTGCTGCAGGGGGCCGTCTGGGAGATCCCGTGGCCGACCATGGCGGTGCTGCACCTGTGCGGATTGCCGCTGGCGCTGGCGATACCGCCCGCCTTCCTGTGGGCGTTCGCCAGAGAGTGCCCGCGGGTGCATCGGCGCACCCGGCTCGACGACCTGGCGCGCCGGATGGTGCCGGTCAGCGTGGCGGTCGGCGGCGCGATGTGCGCCGGGGTCGCAGCGGCGTACGTGGCGGGGCTGGTCGAGGAATCGGCGAGCGCAGCGTTGTACGGCGCGCTTCTCGAGGCGGCCATAGCCGTCTCGAACGTGCTATCGCTCGCCGCGGTGGTGGTCGTCGCGCTGCGCGCGCACACGGCGCCGGCCGCCGAGGTGCGGCGTGTCGTCCTGTTCAGCCTCGGGCTGCTGGTGTGGATGGGCATGGCGACGGCCTACGACCTCGTCGAGGTGTTCTCGCCCGGGTTTTGGCTGTCGAATTACGACTCGGGCTCGATCCTGTGGCTGATGCAGCCGATGCGCTTCCCCGGGATGGTCCTGCTCTGGTACTCGGTCCTCGCGGTGCGGGTGCCGCACCCGCGCGAGGCGGTCCGGGCGTCTTGCCGGCGGCTGCTGATGCGCCGGGGCCGACTCTGGCTGACGGCGGCGGCGTTGTGGGCGGCCCTGGGGGGGCTGGCGGCGGGGTATCGCGAGCAGACGCTGGGCGCGGTCCTGGCGGACCCGCTGGCGCAACTGGTGTTCGTGGCGGCGGCGGTCACGCTGCTGCTGCTCGCCGGCCGCGAGGAGATCGTCACCCGCCTGGACGCATGGATCTGTCCCCAAACGGCGGACCAGCGGCGCCTGCTCGCCTCGGCCACCGCGATGCTGGGGCAGGCGGGACAGCTTGCGACCGTGGGCCGCACCGTGGCGCGAACGGTCAGGCGCGGTTCCGGCTCGCCGGCCACCCTGCTGCTGGCAGCGGGCGCCGAGACGGCCGGCCGCGGCTTCAGGACGCCGGACGCCGCGATGCCACCCCTGCCTGTCGGGTCGGCGATCGTCCACATGCTGGAGACGGCCGGCGGATCGTTGCGGGTGCATCCGAGCGACGCGACGTCGGTCTTCAAGTTGCTGCCGTTCGAGGAGGCGGCGTGGGTGGTGGAGACGGGGGCCGACGCGATCGTGTCTGTTCCCGGTCCGGGGACCGAGCTGGTCGGGATTCTCGTGGTGGGACGGCGGTTCGATGACCGGACGGTGAGACCGGTCGACGTCCCCTTCCTCGAGGCGCTCGCGGCGGCCGCCGGGCTCGCCCTGGCGCGGCTGCACCTGCTGGAGGCGCCGGCCGAGAGGCCGTCGGAGTCGCCCCCGGCGCAGGAGTGTCCGGCGTGTGGATGCGTGACCGGGTCCGATGAGCCGCCCGGCTGCGGTTGCGGGTCGGCGTACACCGAGATCAGCGCGCCGAAGCTGCTGGCGGGCAAGTACCGGCTGACGCGGCGCCTGGGGGCCGGGGGAATGGGCGCGGTCTATCTGGCACGGGACCTGCGGCTCGAGCGCGACGTCGCCGTGAAGACGCTCGCCGGCGTGTCCGTGGCCGGGCTGATGCGACTGAAGCCGGAAGCCTGGGCGATGGCGACCGTCACGCATGCCGCGGTGGCGCAGATCCATGGCATCGAGTCGTGGCGCGGCCGGCCGGTGCTCGTCGTCGAGCACCTGGCCGGCGGCACGCTCGCCGACCGGTTGCGCCAGGGGCCGGCACCGGCGGCCGAGGCGGTCGCGATGGCCGCCGTGCTCGGCGACGCGCTCGCCGCGCTGCACCGCGCGGGGTATCTGCACGGGGACGTCAAGCCGAGCAACATCGGCTTCACAACCGACGGGTCGCCGAAGCTGCTCGATTTCGGCCTGGCCCGCGAGACCGCCGACACCGATGTGTGGGGCGGCACGCTGCGCTACATGTCGCCCGAGGTGCTCGCCGGCCGCCCGGCGGAGGAGGCCGACGACGTCTGGTCGCTGTGCGTGGTGCTGCACGAGATGGTGTCGGGGCGGCATCCGTTCGCAGACGGCGGCAGCGCGGCCGACGTGCAGGACCGCATCGGGCGGCAGCGACTGGCTGCCGACGACTCGTTGCCGGTGGGCTCCGGGTTGCCGTCGGCCGTGCTGGCGTTGACCGCCTCGCTGCTGACAGCGCGGCGGCCGGCCCGGCCGGCGACGGCGCAAGCGTTCATCGGCGCGCTCGAGGCCATGGCCGCGGCGCAACGCTAG